The genomic interval TCCAAACGAGTCCACGAATGGACTGGTGACTCGTCATCCATTCCTCGGTGAACTTCCTGTGTCCCAGAGACCTGCGTCAGCAATTGCTTTGCCCCCGCCATCAAGTCGCCTTGACCTTCGTGATGAGCAAGCCATCCCATCAGCAACAACGCGGCACCGATGCTCATCGCGGCACCGATCAGCAAGGCCTTGATGTTGCCTCGGGCGAGCATGAGAAATCCAAGCGGCAGGATGAACGTGGGCTTGCCCGATACGATCAACAGCATCCAGCCGGACAATACGGGGCGATCTTTGGCCCAGATGACGGCCAAATACGTCGCCATGACCAAGAGCAACGTGAAGTACCCCGTAAAGATCGAAATGTGTCCGCCACGCGAAAAGATCATCATCGCCGCCACGCACAGCCAGACATCGAACCGCCGCCCAAAACCCGACGTGATGGTCGCCAGCCAAGCGATCCCCAGCAACAAGGCGATTTGAATCATCGTGTGAATCACCTCGGCGGCGTGGATGGGCAACATGGCAAGCGGCGCATGCAGTGCCAAGACCACGGGGGAAAAGAACGGGATCTGTCGAGCGACCGGGTACTTGTCCGCGTAGGGTTGCCCGTAGGGACTTTCTCCTCTCATCAATGCCATCGCGGGAAAGTAAACGCCATTGTGAAAGTCACACAAACCTTGTCGCTCGTGGTCAAACGGCCCCGGCGTTTGGTACTTTTTGTGAATCCGTGCCACCGTCGCGACCAGTCCCAAGATCAGCAAACAAGCGGCGATCGCTGCCAACCATCGGTTGCCAATTCGTAGTCTCTCCTTTCGACCAGCGTCCATCGATTCTGATGATGAGACGGAAGCGGGTTCCACGAGCGGTTGGGTCATGTCGGATCGTTCGCTTGATGACTGGCTTTGATGTAATGCGATGACTTGAGCAACCACCGTGATTCCAGTAGATGCCAGGAGAGCACCGAGGCGATGACCGACAGGGTCACACCCAATGCAAATGACGTCGCCGGCCGCAACGGCAATTCCAGCGCCGTGAGCGTTTGAAAAATGGGATAGTGATAGATGTAAATGCCGTAGGAAAAGTCACCGAAACGTCCGAAGTTTCCGAGATAGGCGAACCGAGTCGCAAAGCCAATCACCAACACCGCTAGTGCCATCGGGTAAACCATCGCGAACAACTCGGGCCAATACGCAAAGTACCCCGCCACGGCACCGATCGAAAAAATCACCGCCGCCTTGATATGTCGCGTGAAGAATCTTTCATAGTAGTGCATGGCGGCACCGGAAATGAAGAACGCCATTTGCCCGGGCAACTGTTCTGCGATTCGATGGTAGCCGCGTTGCTGAAAATGCTCACCCAGGTAGTTGAATCCGAGATTCCAGACGACGCCTCCGACATACAACACCGCGAATAGGGTGACGCGGTTTATCTTGCCTGCCAAGTACGCAATGATGGGAACGGAGATGTAGAACATCACTTCGATCTTGATCGTCCAAAGCGGCCCATTGACGTATTGGTCCACGTTCGATTCAAAAACGCCAGGCAATGTGTTCTGGAGAAACCCGACGAACGCCAGATTCGAGAACAGATACCGATACACGGCGGAATCGGCGAAGTAATCCGCCACACCATGAGTGCTTAAAAGGCTGAGTCCCAGCGTGCAGAGGACGACCACAAACACATACGCCGGCAAGATGCGCCGGGCACGCTTTTCCGCGAAGCTTGATAAGACCGGTTTGGACTCCCAGCTTCGAAAGATCAAGTAGCCGGAGATCACAAAGAAGCATTGGACCGCCGAAAGGCCGCCCATAAAGTAGGTGTCTTCCGTCCAGCGAAAGGGGTAGCCCACCAACCCCGCATGGCAGCGAACCACCAGGACCGCCAGCAGTAAACGGAGCAAATCGAAATTGTTGGTTCGCGTCGGTTTCATCGAACGGAGCAGGTCATGGGGCGATGAAAGTCGACATCGGAAGGCTTGGTTTTGGTCTCTGGAAAAAGCGGCGAGTTTCCAGGCGATCTTGATCGTCAGCAAAGCCCAGATCAAGTGATTTGGGATGAATTGAGCGTCTTCACGGTTCCGATCACACGCATTTTTCCCACAGTGCTAAATTGAGAGATTGTCCGGAGCACTGGCACCTACGGTGCGTGCCGAGGTTTCCTGTTCGAGACCCGCGGCAATTGTCGCCCTTATCAAATCCTCATTCTTCGATCATTGCGTCCTTTGGAGGAAGTCTATGTTCATTCATTGTTTTTTCGACAGACCGCCCGCGGTCCTCAGAAGCACACTCACGGCAGCGGTCTGCTGTCTCCTGCTGCTGTATTCGTCAGGTTGCTCCAAGGATGACCTGAAGGAGATCGGGCAAGGAATCGTAGACGAAGGAAAGAAACTGGCGACATCCGCCACCGAAGCCGTGGAGGCACAACTACCAGCCACCGGAAGTATCGAATTGACGACGACGCCCGCTTTGACGTGGGAGACTGCCAATATCGAATTGATCTCGATCGGTGACGGACGTCCGTCGATGCTACAGATCGCCAGCTATGACACGACCAAAGACCCCTCAGGACAGAGCATCCTGATCCACGCTCCCACAACCGCTACTTCGCTCAGCACCTTGGTCGATCAACCCTTGCCCTGCAGCGTCTTCCTGCGCGCGCAAGCATCGGGGCCAGTCGCCTGCACGACTCCGGGACAACCCATACTGGTCACTCTCGGTGCAATCAACGCGGACGACAACACGGTGTCCGTTCAGATCGACAGAGGTTCCTTGATGGGTTCGGATGGAAAAACCATCGCCATCGGAGGCGGGAAAGCAATCGCCGTTGTGAAGGGAGATCAGTGAGATGAAAAGCATCGGATTTCAGCGAACTTGGACTGTCACGGCATCCGTTTGGCTCTTTGCCATCGTGATGTCTTTCCTCACCATGAATTTGGTCCACGCGGACCCGAACCATATCGAGACCAAAGATCCCTTGAAGTCGCTCGGCGCGGTTCAGTATGCCGACGCCAAAATCACCGAACTGTACACCTTGTTTGATTCGGAAGAAAAGTTTGCCATGTCGCTCAAGGATCAAAACAATCCACAGCGACTGCCCTTTCCGAAATTATCCAGTTCCTATGGCGACCTGTGGAAACGTCAACGCGAAGCGCGGCACTTGCAATTGATGGGCGAACCGGCCGGCTATGACCTGAAACAAAAACTCTGGCTGCTGCAAAAAGAGATTGGCGAGTACTACTCGTTTGGCGCAGCGCTCAAACCCAAAATACTTGACAAGCTCCGCAAACAAACCCCCGCACGTACCAAGCAGTTGGAACAGGCAACCAAGTTGATCGAAAGCGGCGACTTGCGCAAGGCCGAAAGCATTCTGGAAGCCATGGGCAAAGAAATGTACTCGGACTGCTACTTTCTGACCAACACGGAAGCCCAGCCATTTCGCGATCCGATCCTGGTCTTGCTGCAAAAAGTTGACCAATCGCTTGAACCGCAACGCAAGAGTTACTACCAGCAACAAGCCCTGCAAGCTGCCGCGTCCAAACGAGATGCCGTGAAGAAGTTACCCACGGAGGCCGATCGATTGGCATCCGAGATTTCGGCTTCCGGATCGGCCAAACTGGGCGAAGACCAGACGGGCGACGCAGCTGCGGCAATCGAGCACCTAGCTGGCATCTGGGGCGATGCATCGGCAGAACTTGTGAATCACGCTGGCACCTACTTTGCCTTTGACGACAACAGTGCCTCCCAAGATATCTCGGAGTGGCCCATCTATGATGAGGTTGTGCAGCTAGAGAACGCCGCAGTCGCTGGGATCAACAAGATCATCGAGGCTTCTTCGCAGAGTATCACGCCGGACAAAGTGTCTCCGCTCTACAGCAAGATCCTAGAGGTGCTTTCGGAAATCGACCGCCGTTGCGTCGTCTCCGTCAGCGAGAAATGCAAAGCATCTCTCGATCAGTTGGTCGCAAAGAGCCCATCACTCGCCAACCAAATCGCTGCCTACGAACGAGCAGTATCTCAACCGATGCGATGGCGCCGACTGTTCGCCCAACAGCAGGAAATGATGCTCGCTCGCAAGTACGTGGATGCCGCTGCAAAACTGAACAACAAAGAGGTGATTACCAAGCACAACAAGCCGGAAATGTACGGTGGTGTGTCAACGGCGGAACGAATCATCGCACCTCCGACGTTCAGCCAGCCTGCGGAATGGATGGTTTACGAAGCCAGCCAAGTGATTGGCACGACCGTTTCGGAAAAAAATGTCGTGCGACTGGTCAAAGAACTACCCGTCGCTGTGGCTCCAATCAACGAGGGTCACTACAGCAATCTAAAACTGGATCTGAACACCGATGCCCAAGTCGCCGATCTCAAGTCTTGCTTGCTGCTGGATGACTCTCATGGACCGCTAACCATTGTCGCCGCTGACGCGATCTCAAGCGCGACCGCCCAAGACTACGCGGCGGTGGGTGGAGAAGTCGCAGCGGTTCACCTGGAAGGCTTTGTCACGCGTGTCGGCACTCTGCCCAACAAGGCGCATGTGTTGGTGCCGTTGGACAAACTACCGATCCCTCGAGCGAACTTGCCACCGGTCACGCAAACCTGTTGGCGGTTGGATATCAAGCCACACTGGGTGCGACACGATTATTTTGTCGTCTCCAGTGTCAGCCCCGAATGACCGGATGATCGAGCGTTGCCGTGCCTCAGCGTCGGACGCACCCGATGGAATTGAATGGCCGGTGGACGGGCACTCTTGCCCGTCCACCGACCCTGTGAGGCGGTGACCTGGCCCCGTTTGACCCGTAGCCGAAGGCGCAGGCGGGTGCCCCGTTTGGCCCTACGGTGCAATACGGTTGGTAGCGTCTCCTGCGCCTTCGGCTACGGGTCAACCAAAGCGATAGCCCAGACTAACGCTGGACTGCTCAAAGTTTGGTGTTGTGTCTTTTTGGGTTTGCGCAAGTTTATGTCCCAACTGCCGGCGCAGCTGGTAGCCCCAGTGAGCCTCAGGCGCTGGCCGTGGGCCTGAGGCTGCCGGCGCAGCTGGTAGCCCCAGTGAGCCTCAGACGCTAGCCGTGGGCCTGAGGCGGATTGTGGTGCCGGCCCACGGCTAGCGCCTGAGGCTCACTTTGATTGCGATGCATGGAACGAAAACATGGACTGAATAAACAATGTCAACCCCAAACTTTGATCAGTTCAGGCTAACGCCCCGGCGAGTTCGAATCATTCGATTCAGCGGTCGCCTCGCTTTGACCGAGAAAGTAGTCGTACCACATGCGGTCGCGAAAGATGTATCCGCCACCGATCTTTTGCAACAAAGTCAAATCGCTTGCCTGATCGAATAGGCGTGGCAGATGCCACGGAGCGGTCTTGGTCAGCAAGAGAATCGCCCGCAAACAGTAGTGCCGAACCACGTCGATCAGGCCGAACCAGAACATGGCGATCATTCCCGTCAATGCCCCGAGCCAGATGTAGGACGGCCAGTCGTCAGCCCAGTCGGAGTTTGGAAATAGGTTGGGCAACAGGATCAACATCGTCGCGATGGCGACACCACCCACGACAACACCCCCATAGACACTGTTGTTAATCGACAACATGATGCCTTCGT from Stieleria varia carries:
- a CDS encoding glycosyltransferase 87 family protein, encoding MTQPLVEPASVSSSESMDAGRKERLRIGNRWLAAIAACLLILGLVATVARIHKKYQTPGPFDHERQGLCDFHNGVYFPAMALMRGESPYGQPYADKYPVARQIPFFSPVVLALHAPLAMLPIHAAEVIHTMIQIALLLGIAWLATITSGFGRRFDVWLCVAAMMIFSRGGHISIFTGYFTLLLVMATYLAVIWAKDRPVLSGWMLLIVSGKPTFILPLGFLMLARGNIKALLIGAAMSIGAALLLMGWLAHHEGQGDLMAGAKQLLTQVSGTQEVHRGMDDESPVHSWTRLDAFAVISKWRGANPGELAHLLTMFVFLAIPMYVLRRGTVADQDDGIAGVTGTILMTALLTSLYHQSYDSLLLVAPMTGAVAAILPAWKRLSLSWRATLLLLMGCPLMNYLSTRMFLTRFELPEFCVKVLTSLNGVCLLVAMVIACVLAWRQLQRPTSPCTDVSLDSEVS
- a CDS encoding acyltransferase family protein, whose product is MKPTRTNNFDLLRLLLAVLVVRCHAGLVGYPFRWTEDTYFMGGLSAVQCFFVISGYLIFRSWESKPVLSSFAEKRARRILPAYVFVVVLCTLGLSLLSTHGVADYFADSAVYRYLFSNLAFVGFLQNTLPGVFESNVDQYVNGPLWTIKIEVMFYISVPIIAYLAGKINRVTLFAVLYVGGVVWNLGFNYLGEHFQQRGYHRIAEQLPGQMAFFISGAAMHYYERFFTRHIKAAVIFSIGAVAGYFAYWPELFAMVYPMALAVLVIGFATRFAYLGNFGRFGDFSYGIYIYHYPIFQTLTALELPLRPATSFALGVTLSVIASVLSWHLLESRWLLKSSHYIKASHQANDPT